In Debaryomyces hansenii CBS767 chromosome B complete sequence, one genomic interval encodes:
- a CDS encoding DEHA2B11440p (similar to uniprot|P38287 Saccharomyces cerevisiae YBR161W CSH1 Probable catalytic subunit of a mannosylinositol phosphorylceramide (MIPC) synthase): protein MRKEVKFIVWGHVMLVMFLVWYTFDLITLLHDDSFSDALLDVELNPTNGVLDKPTIIPKIIHQTYKTNQIPEIWKPGQQACVDLHPDYQYILWTDDMSREFIAEEYPWFLETWDSYPYPIQRADAIRYFALVHYGGVYIDLDDGCERRLDPLLTVSAFVRKTIPTGISNDVMGSVPRHPFFLKVLDSLKPYKKNWLVPYVTIMYTTGPLFLSVIWKQYKRWGVPEAGKVRILLPEDYKTHKYSFFAIAPGSSWHLDDAKFVKSLANHIGLAVFGGFVIAGIFFFLEYLLYLLVISNGFKKLMKKFTSLFTPLNKYMPLNSRSKTLKKRARKDSNLPAEVDFDNDKAMV from the coding sequence ATGAGAAAAGAAGTTAAATTCATAGTATGGGGGCATGTGATGTTGGTGATGTTTTTGGTCTGGTATACGTTTGACTTGATTACGTTGTTACATGACGATAGCTTCAGCGATGCGCTTTTGGACGTGGAGTTGAACCCTACGAATGGGGTACTTGATAAGCCGACTATTATCCCTAAGATTATTCACCAAACGTACAAGACAAACCAGATTCCTGAGATTTGGAAGCCAGGGCAGCAAGCGTGTGTGGACTTGCACCCAGATTACCAGTACATTTTGTGGACTGACGATATGTCGAGGGAGTTCATTGCGGAGGAATACCCATGGTTTTTGGAAACGTGGGACTCGTACCCATATCCAATCCAACGGGCAGATGCCATTCGTTACTTTGCTTTGGTGCACTATGGGGGAGTCTACATCGATCTTGATGACGGGTGTGAACGTCGTCTTGATCCTCTTTTGACCGTGTCGGCGTTTGTGCGTAAGACAATTCCTACGGGTATTTCGAACGACGTCATGGGTTCTGTCCCTAGACACCCGTTCTTCTTGAAAGTTTTGGACAGCTTAAAACCCTACAAAAAGAACTGGTTGGTGCCTTACGTCACCATCATGTATACGACAGGGCCTTTGTTCTTGTCGGTTATTTGGAAACAGTACAAGCGTTGGGGGGTTCCAGAAGCGGGCAAAGTTCGTATTTTGCTTCCAGAAGACTACAAGACACACAAATACTCGTTCTTCGCCATTGCACCAGGCTCGTCGTGGCATCTTGACGATGCCAAGTTCGTGAAATCGCTTGCTAACCACATCGGATTAGCAGTATTTGGCGGGTTTGTAATTGCGGgcatattttttttcttggaaTACTTGTTATATTTGCTTGTCATTTCCAACGGATTCAAGAagttaatgaagaaatttacTTCGTTATTCACTCCGTTGAACAAGTATATGCCTCTCAATAGTCGCAGCAAgactttgaagaaaaggGCCAGAAAGGATTCAAATTTACCAGCTGAAGTTGATTTTGACAATGACAAAGCTATGGTTTAG
- a CDS encoding DEHA2B11462p (similar to uniprot|O60121 Schizosaccharomyces pombe SPBC16G5 SPBC16G5.07c protein) — translation MLTRQTVINSNRLIATRRLANLQNVRRFTNNPSNFQPSLSFFQKERLPANTIVKFVPQQTAWVVERMGKFNRVLSPGIAFLIPVLDKITYVQSLKESAIEIPSQNAITADNVSLEMDGILYVKVNDPYKASYGVEDFKFAISQLAQTTMRSEIGSLTLDSVLKERQALNLNINRAINEASKEWGVECLRYEIRDIHPPQNVLEAMHRQVSAERSKRAEILESEGTRQSRINIAEGEKQSVILSSEANKQEKINMAKGEAESILLNAEATAEGLKKVATAIKETPGGEQAVSLQVAQEYVKQFGKLAKESNTVVIPSNMGDMGNWMASGLSIYNSLNKQIDNEKK, via the coding sequence ATGTTGACGAGACAAACggtaataaattcaaatagGTTAATTGCTACTAGAAGACTAGCaaatttgcaaaatgtTAGAAGATTCACTAATAATCCTTCAAATTTCCAACCAAGCTTGTCTTTCTTCCAGAAGGAAAGACTTCCAGCTAATACGATAGTCAAGTTCGTTCCCCAACAAACAGCATGGGTAGTGGAAAGAATGGGTAAATTCAATCGTGTTTTATCGCCAGGTATTGCTTTTTTGATTCCAGTTTTAGATAAGATTACGTACGTTCAGTCGTTAAAAGAGTCGGCTATTGAAATTCCTTCGCAGAACGCCATTACGGCAGATAATGTGTCGTTGGAGATGGACGGTATTCTTTATGTCAAGGTGAATGATCCTTATAAGGCATCTTATGGGGTTGAAGATTTCAAGTTTGCGATAAGTCAGTTAGCGCAGACTACCATGAGGTCCGAAATTGGTTCGTTGACCTTGGATTCAGTTTTGAAGGAAAGACAGGCATTGAACTTGAATATCAACAGAGCGATTAACGAGGCATCGAAGGAATGGGGTGTGGAATGTCTCAGATACGAAATCAGAGATATTCATCCACCTCAAAACGTCTTAGAAGCAATGCACAGACAGGTTAGCGCCGAACGTTCGAAGAGAGCAGAAATTTTGGAATCTGAAGGTACCAGACAATCTAGAATCAATATTGCAGAGGGTGAAAAGCAATCGGTTATATTGTCGTCCGAAGCTAATAAGCAAGAAAAGATCAACATGGCCAAGGGTGAAGCAGAATCGATTTTGTTAAACGCGGAGGCTACTGCAGAAGGTTTAAAGAAGGTTGCCACAGCCATTAAGGAAACTCCAGGTGGTGAACAAGCTGTCAGTTTACAAGTTGCTCAAGAATACGTCAAGCAGTTTGGTAAGCTCGCGAAGGAATCAAACACCGTTGTTATTCCTTCGAACATGGGTGACATGGGTAATTGGATGGCCAGTGgtttatcaatttataACAGTTTGAATaaacaaattgataatgaaaagaaatag